One window of Paenibacillus albicereus genomic DNA carries:
- a CDS encoding carbohydrate ABC transporter permease — MSAYPPLPENGAPARGGLRGRRVQKAKMLVLGRSLSDGLLAKAAIYALLSIVAYLYLQPLLYMVSTMLKDMSDLLDPTVKWIPRRVTWDNLAKAVEGLRYPEALRNTALIAVSCSLVQVVVCAMTGYALARLAVPFKGLITALVILTFLIPPQVILIPLYVIFSKLGLLNTIFVFLVPALFGQGLKGALFILIFRQFFHAQPASLEEAAKLDGAGTLRLFFRIMLPLARSACLVVFLFSFIWYWNMSYEPSMFLAQGFTPLSIRLDNLEDVLNPSLLGNTHFITNPVTEGTKMAAAFLIILPPLLIFMVLQRWFVAGIERTGLVE, encoded by the coding sequence ATGAGCGCCTATCCACCGCTGCCCGAGAACGGCGCTCCGGCGAGGGGCGGCCTGCGGGGCAGGCGCGTCCAGAAAGCGAAGATGCTCGTGCTCGGGCGCAGCCTCTCCGACGGCCTGCTCGCCAAGGCGGCCATCTACGCGCTGCTGTCGATCGTCGCCTACCTGTACCTGCAGCCGCTGCTGTACATGGTCAGCACGATGCTCAAGGACATGAGCGACCTGCTTGATCCGACCGTCAAATGGATCCCCCGCCGGGTCACCTGGGACAACCTGGCGAAGGCGGTCGAGGGGCTGCGCTACCCGGAGGCGCTGCGCAATACGGCGCTGATCGCGGTCAGCTGCTCGCTCGTGCAGGTCGTCGTCTGCGCCATGACGGGCTACGCGCTCGCGCGGCTCGCCGTGCCGTTCAAGGGGCTGATTACGGCTCTAGTCATCCTCACGTTCCTCATCCCGCCGCAGGTCATCCTGATTCCGCTGTACGTCATCTTCAGCAAGCTCGGGCTGCTGAACACGATCTTCGTCTTCCTCGTGCCGGCGCTGTTCGGACAGGGGCTCAAGGGAGCGCTGTTCATCCTCATCTTCCGCCAGTTCTTCCATGCGCAGCCGGCCAGCCTGGAGGAGGCGGCGAAGCTGGACGGAGCCGGCACGCTGCGGCTGTTCTTCCGCATCATGCTGCCGCTGGCCCGTTCGGCCTGCCTTGTCGTGTTCCTGTTCTCGTTCATCTGGTACTGGAACATGTCCTACGAGCCGTCCATGTTCCTCGCGCAGGGCTTCACGCCGCTGTCGATCCGCCTCGACAACCTCGAGGACGTGCTCAATCCGTCGCTGCTCGGCAATACGCACTTCATCACCAACCCCGTTACCGAGGGGACCAAGATGGCGGCGGCGTTCCTCATCATCCTGCCCCCGCTGCTGATCTTCATGGTGCTCCAGCGCTGGTTCGTCGCCGGCATCGAGCGCACGGGCCTCGTCGAGTAG